A window of the Paralichthys olivaceus isolate ysfri-2021 chromosome 5, ASM2471397v2, whole genome shotgun sequence genome harbors these coding sequences:
- the crlf3 gene encoding cytokine receptor-like factor 3, whose protein sequence is MSAEVDALLQEAKESIEAAQNYRSELQQRLHGLNQARKQVRGSSGQAREALRRHFAELQAAATRLLTERLSSLLAEVDSMEADSVKPLDDCQSLIEHGVGQADELLREGEAALRCGLGEKEDKLGSFTKKAMHIQLDSLPEVPALVDVPSVSAQLDDSLLGLLRDRVSRHGSVSSHPPVQIEELQERPGSILVRWCKVDEDFAAADYRLQYRRSGSGGSQYEDSYIGRDCEFLVLHMDPHTDYLFRVCARGEGRTEWSPWSIPQTGYTTLAPHEWCPGTEGYILSSRRNIALCNDSSQTHCQVLYSKSPTYFCGQTLTFKISAAGQLDRRDSLGVCVDNQRGAESLQKDQAVCISTNGAVFVNGKEMTNQLPAITTGSAVTFDMEVVNLFPISNNNLSEGCNFKLRVTIGSGNREVVFDWLVDQAVDCLFFGCSFLHSGWKVLVF, encoded by the exons atgtCTGCGGAGGTGGACGCATTGCTGCAGGAGGCGAAAGAAAGCATCGAGGCGGCTCAGAACTACCGCAGTGAGCTCCAGCAGCGCCTGCATGGCCTCAACCAGGCCCGAAAACAG GTGCGGGGGAGTTCAGGCCAGGCCCGTGAAGCCCTCCGGAGGCACTTCGCAGAGCTGCAGGCGGCAGCAACACGGCTGCTGACGGAGCGACTGTCTTCCCTGCTGGCTGAAGTGGATTCCATGGAAGCTGACAGCGTCAAACCGCTGGATGACTGTCAGAGCCTCATTGAGCATGGGGTGGGTCAGGCCGACGAGCTGCTGAGAGAGG GAGAAGCAGCTCTACGTTGTGGTCTCGGGGAGAAGGAGGACAAATTGGGCAGTTTCACCAAGAAGGCCATGCACATCCAGCTGGACAG TCTACCAGAGGTACCAGCATTGGTGGACGTGCCAAGTGTTTCAGCCCAGCTGGACGACTCCCTGCTGGGGCTGCTAAGGGACCGGGTCTCCCGCCACGGCTCTGTGTCCTCCCACCCACCCGTCCAgatagaggagctgcaggagaggcCTGGAAGTATTCTGGTCCGCTGGTGTAAG GTGGATGAGGACTTTGCAGCAGCGGATTATCGGCTGCAGTACCGGCGATCAGGCAGCGGGGGCAGCCAGTATGAGGATTCCTACATCGGTCGGGATTGTGAGTTTCTGGTTCTCCACATGGACCCTCACACAGATTATCTGTTCAGGGTGTGCGCCCGCGGGGAGGGCCGCACCGAATGGAGCCCCTGGAGCATCCCACAGACGGGATACACCACACTCGCACCGCACG AGTGGTGTCCGGGCACTGAGGGCTACATTCTGAGCAGCCGGAGAAACATCGCTCTATGCAACGACTCCTCCCAAACCCACTGCCAAGTCCTCTACTCCAAATCACCCACCTACTTCTGTGGTCAGACACTGACCTTCAA GATCTCTGCAGCAGGTCAGCTGGACCGGAGGGACAGCCTGGGCGTGTGCGTGGACAACCAAAGGGGGGCAGAGTCTCTTCAGAAAGACCAGGCCGTCTGCATCTCCACCAACG GTGCTGTCTTTGTAAACGGTAAAGAGATGACCAACCAGCTGCCCGCCATCACCACGGGCTCTGCCGTGACCTTCGACATGGAAGTGGTGAACCTGTTTCCAATCAGCAACAATAACCTGAGCGAAGGGTGCAACTTTAAGCTGAGGGTGACCATTGGCTCAGGGAACCGGGAGGTGGTGTTTGATTGGCTGGTGGACCAGGCGGTGGACTGCCTCTTCTTCGGCTGCTCTTTTCTCCACTCGGGGTGGAAGGTCCTTGTGTTTTAA